Proteins from a genomic interval of Natator depressus isolate rNatDep1 chromosome 20, rNatDep2.hap1, whole genome shotgun sequence:
- the COLGALT1 gene encoding procollagen galactosyltransferase 1 yields MAPAAGLWRLLLLLLLAPGGAYFPEERWSPESPLQAPRVLIALLARNAAHALPAVLGALERLRHPKERTALWVATDHNTDNTTAVLREWLINVQTLYHYVEWRPMEEPRSYPDEEGLKHWSNSRYEHVMKLRQAALKSARDMWADYILFVDADNLLTNPDTLGLLMAENKTVVAPMMDSRAAYSNFWCGMTSQGYYKRTPAYIPIRKRDRRGCFAVPMVHSTFLIDLRKEASQDLAFYPPHPDYTWSFDDIIVFAFACKQAEVQMFVCNKEVYGFLPVPLRAHSTMRDEVESFMHVQLEIMVKNPPVEPSQYLSVLPKVPDKMSFDEVFMINLKRRADRRERMLRTLYEQQIDCKIIEAVDGKAMNSSEVEAMGIQMLPGYKDPYHGRPLTKGELGCFLSHYKIWKEIVERGLEKSVVFEDDLRFEIFFKRRLMNLMYDLEEEGLDWDLIYIGRKRMQVEHPEKSVPHVRNLVEADYSYWTLAYVISLQGAQKLLGAEPLSKMLPVDEFLPVMFDKHPVSEYMEHFENRNLLAFSVEPLLVYPTHYTGDDGYISDTETSVVWNNERVKTDWDRAKSQKMKEQQELSKEAKNSDVLQSPLDSTARDEL; encoded by the exons ATGGCCCCGGCCGCCGGGCtctggcggctgctgctgctgctgctgctggccccgggcGGCGCCTACTTCCCCGAGGAGCGGTGGAGCCCGGAGTCGCCGCTGCAGGCGCCCCGGGTGCTGATCGCGCTGCTCGCCCGGAACGCGGCGCACGCGCTGCCGGCGGTGCTGGGGGCCCTGGAGCGGCTGCGGCACCCGAAGGAGCGAACGGCGCTGTG GGTGGCAACAGACCACAACACTGACAACACAACGGCTGTGCTACGAGAATGGCTGATAAATGTGCAGACCTTGTATCACTATGTGGAGTGGAGGCCGATGGAGGAGCCCAG GTCCTATCCGGATGAGGAAGGCCTGAAGCACTGGTCAAATTCTCGCTATGAGCACGTGATGAAGCTCAGACAAGCAGCCTTGAAATCTGCCAGGGACATGTGGGCTGACTACATCTTG TTTGTGGATGCAGATAATCTCCTGACAAACCCAGACACCCTGGGCCTGCTGATGGCAGAGAACAAGACCGTAGTGGCACCCATGATGGACTCTCGTGCTGCCTATTCTAACTTCTGGTGTGGAATGACCTCGCAG gGTTATTACAAACGCACTCCTGCCTACATTCCCATTCGAAAACGAGATCGCCGTGGCTGCTTTGCTGTCCCCATGGTGCACTCCACTTTCCTGATTGACCTGCGGAAAGAGGCCTCCCAGGACCTTGCCTTCTACCCACCACACCCAGATTACACCTGGTCTTTTGATGACATCATTGTGTTTGCATTTGCCTGCAAGCAGGCAG AGGTCCAGATGTTTGTATGCAACAAAGAGGTTTATGGCTTCCTGCCAGTGCCACTGAGAGCCCACAGCACCATGCGGGATGAGGTGGAAAGCTTCATGCACGTGCAGCTGGAGATTATGG TGAAGAACCCTCCGGTGGAACCTTCACAGTACCTGTCCGTCCTGCCCAAGGTCCCTGACAAGATGAGCTTTGATGAG GTTTTCATGATTAACTTAAAGCGCAGGGCAGATCGACGAGAGCGAATGCTGCGGACGCTGTACGAGCAGCAGATCGACTGCAAAATCATTGAGGCTGTGGATGGAAA AGCCATGAACAGCAGTGAGGTGGAAGCCATGGGGATTCAGATGCTGCCAGGATATAAGGATCCATACCACGGCCGTCCACTCACCAAAGGGGAGCTGGGCTGCTTCCTCAGTCACTACAAGATCTGGAAGGAG ATTGTGGAGAGAGGGCTGGAGAAATCAGTCGTGTTCGAGGATGACCTGCGGTTTGAAATATTCTTTAAACGACGGCTAATGAATCTGATGTATGACCTGGAAGAAGAGGGTCTGGACTGGGACTTGAT TTACATTGGGAGGAAGCGAATGCAGGTGGAGCATCCAGAGAAGTCTGTGCCTCACGTGCGGAACCTGGTGGAGGCAGATTATTCCTACTGGACTCTAGCCTATGTGATTTCACTGCAGGGTGCCCAGaagctgctgggggctgagccACTCTCCAAGATGTTACCGGTGGATGAATTTCTTCCTGTCATGTTTGACAAACACCCTGT CTCTGAATACATGGAACATTTTGAAAACCGGAATTTGCTGGCCTTTTCAGTGGAACCACTGCTGGTTTACCCAACACATTACACTGGTGATGATGGCTACATCAGCGACACTGAGACCTCTGTGGTTTGGAATAATGAGAGAGTAAAAACTGACTGGGACCGTGCCAAATCCCAGAAAATGAAAGAACAGCAGGAGCTCAGCAAGGAGGCCAAGAACTCAGATGTGCTCCAATCACCTCTTGACAGTACAGCCCGGGATGAGCTATGA